A single genomic interval of Oreochromis aureus strain Israel breed Guangdong linkage group 12, ZZ_aureus, whole genome shotgun sequence harbors:
- the LOC116332360 gene encoding ubiquitin-associated protein 2-like isoform X2 has product MMTSLVSNQARGTRDKTLPTTTQTTQQQKQIQATAEQIRLAQVIYDKNDADFEDKVKQLIEVTGKTQDECMVALHDCNEDVNRAINFLLESTSDTTSWETVGKKRSLGKEGGPSEIKESREKKGEREASRGRGGSTRRGRGISRGREGRSEENGFDVAPGERGGDRGRRGRGRVAGVRGRGRAAVGNRFSSQGMGTFNPADYSANAGARQEAWEGDGNEAAEEAGTWGGNPEDWSSEDWNEDLSETKVFTASSAPKNHITPGNNVDLAGILPKAGVGVGSSVDSDLGAIVDGPAAEDLGQSLVFTNSHHNGRTATHSYAHATANSYAHAASGSTTYAHAALSSVLGSGFGSLNASKQAPAPDIRTSEQLNGPRLGQRTSQMLATTSNSSISKDQGQSPMQAPAPAPSPSADNKAQRLENGSVTAQHSEMKLQPEPSVVLSQLAQRQQQSTILPTTEPLGLVQAHAPQAPTPPGHESSVPPVRDSASPGVKLPGMEPLTTEPPQRQIKTQRRRAAPPSKIPSSAVEMPGSADVSGLNVQFGALDFGSEASSGTSDMVPTELAREHTPVQAPTAMPVPTAIPTQPPQNSLFSKPGAVSEHMNSLSSVTDPNFPSPSLGLPSATPSPSLGLPSAAAPPSSSAPTTVSRVESSVPRSLPPHLGFSQSKDVPSAPGGPLTNGYTGMKTQSTQDGTASSRTVKTESPIMTSDSSPGHHIPSPAVTASHSTSISSLSSHTSSTHSSGSTLSTTSSLTVNRCLTSNEESSSGNIHAFSSSSSSQVVNPNPSAPPVVSSSATNGLHPSGAPGLIPNGTNTTLSAAGSRTAPLLTTTSGKAPPNLAQGVPPLLTNQYIMGPGGLLPAYPQIYGYDELQMLQSRLPLDYYGVTFPGATTAMPGRDGLANNPYSGEATKFGRNDSSSPAPPTTLSTAGVQSQPQQTQQAGTQGQGQGQSQGQQTQNQAFLNPPLPPGYGYTGLPYYAGMPGVPSAFQYAPTVFMPPASAKQPAMGLANPSNQYHQQHQPSYGQHAYGTAFDDLSQAHGGEYSKAGYGSTAQSQAKSTGSGPGKGLSGSGTSGGVPDMGGSIYSKTQSFDKQGFHTGTPPPFSLPSALGGTGPLNPGGAPGYAPAPFLHILPPHQQPHSQLLHHHLTQDGQGGPGQRSQSSSMQQKTQGSKSSYSSSAYWAN; this is encoded by the exons atgatgACTTCACTGGTCAGCAATCAAGCCCGGGGTACTCGGGACAAAACGCTGCCAACCAccacacaaacaacacagcAACAGAAACAGATACAG GCCACAGCAGAACAGATTCGTTTAGCCCAAGTGATTTATGACAAAAACGATGCTGATTTTGAAGACAAAGTCAAACAG CTGATTGAGGTCACTGGAAAGACTCAAGATGAGTGTATGGTAGCCCTCCATGACTGCAATGAAGATGTAAACAGAGCCATCAATTTCCTGCTGGAGAGCACCTCTGACACA ACCTCTTGGGAGACTGTAGGAAAGAAGCGCAGCCTTGGGAAAGAAGGAGGACCTTCAGAGATTAAGGAGAGCAGGGAGaagaagggagagagggaggccAGTCGTGGGCGTGGAGGGTCCACCAGAAGGGGCAGAGGCATCAGCCGAGGACGTGAGG GtcggtcagaggagaatggatTTGACGTGGCTCCTggtgagagaggaggagacCGTGGACGCAGGGGACGCGGTAGAG ttgcagGGGTTCGTGGCAGAGGAAGAGCAGCTGTTGGTAACAGGTTCTCTTCACAGGGAATGGG aaCCTTCAATCCTGCCGACTACTCTGCTAACGCTGGAGCTCGCCAGGAGGCATGGGAAGGAGATGGCAACGAAGCTGCTGAGGAAGCTG GGACATGGGGAGGCAACCCAGAAGACTGGAGTTCAGAAGACTGGAATGAAGAT TTATCTGAGACCAAAGTATTCACTGCCTCTTCTGCCCCAAAAAATCACATCACACCTGGAAACAA TGTGGACCTGGCTGGCATACTTCCTAAGGCTGGAGTGGGTGTAGGGAGTTCTGTGGACTCCGATTTGGGGGCGATAGTCGATGGCCCTGCAGCTGAGGATTTAGGCCAAAGCCTGGTGTTTACCAATTCACATCACAATGGACGCACTGCAACACACAGCTACGCACATGCCACAGCCAACAGCTATGCCCATGCTGCTTCTGGCAGTACCACCTACGCACACGCTGCACTG TCCTCAGTCCTAGGTTCTGGTTTTGGGTCCCTGAATGCATCCAAGCAGGCACCTGCCCCTGACATCCGGACATcagagcagctgaatgggcctCGGCTTGGTCAAAGAACCAGTCAGATGTTGGCCACCACCAGCAATAGCAGCATTTCCAAAGACCAAGGGCAGTCTCCAATGCAAGCTCCTGCTCCTGCCCCCTCTCCCTCTGCAGACAACAAGGCTCAAAGACTGGAGAATGGCTCTGTTACTGCCCAACACT CGGAGATGAAGCTTCAGCCAGAGCCATCAGTGGTGCTCAGCCAGCTGGCTCAAAGGCAACAGCAGTCCACAATCCTTCCCACCACAGAGCCTTTGGGCCTTGTCCAGGCACATGCTCCACAGGCCCCCACACCACCAG gTCATGAGTCCTCTGTCCCTCCTGTAAGAGACAGCGCTTCTCCAGGAGTGAAGTTGCCAGGCATGGAGCCTTTGACCACAGAGCCTCCTCAGCGccaaataaagacacagagacgCAGAGCAGCTCCTCCCTCAAAA ATTCCATCGTCAGCAGTGGAGATGCCGGGATCGGCAGATGTGTCTGGTCTTAATGTTCAGTTTGGAGCTCTAGACTTTGGGTCTGAGGCTAGCAGTGGAACATCAGATATGGTACCAACTGAGCTGGCCAGGGAACACACGCCTGTTCAGGCCCCAACAGCCATGCCAGTTCCTACTGCTATTCCCACACAGCCGCCTCAGAATAGCCTGTTCTCTAAGCCAGGAGCTGTGAG TGAACACATGAACAGCTTATCTTCTGTAACGGACCCCAACTTCCCTTCACCCTCTTTGGGGTTACCTAGTGCCACGCCCTCACCCTCCCTTGGTCTCCCCAGTGCTGCTGCGCCACCCTCCTCTTCAGCCCCAACCACAGTCAGCCGGGTGGAGAGCAGCGTCCCGAGGTCCCTGCCCCCTCATCTCGGATTCTCACAGAGCAAAGATGTCCCATCGGCTCCTGGTGGGCCTCTGACG AATGGTTACACTGGTATGAAGACGCAGAGCACACAAGACG GCACAGCATCATCTAGGACAGTGAAAACTGAGTCTCCTATTATGACAAGTGACAGCAGCCCTGGCCACCACATCCCTTCTCCTGCAGTTACAGCTTCCCACTCAACATCCATCTCATCGCTCAGCAG TCACACAAGCAGTACGCACTCATCTGGGTCGACCCTCTCTACGACTTCCTCCCTGACGGTAAACAGATGCTTA ACAAGTAACGAGGAGAGTAGCAGCGGAAACATCCATGCCTTTTCTTCGTCATCGTCCAGCCAGGTTGTTAATCCCAATCCTTCAGCTCCCCCCGTTGTCAGTAGTTCTGCCACCAATGGTCTGCATCCATCTGGAGCACCGGGACTAATTCCAAATGGCACGAACACCACACTCTCAGCTGCCGGCAGCCGCACAGCACCCCTGCTCACCACCACCTCCG GTAAAGCTCCTCCCAACTTGGCCCAAGGAGTCCCACCTCTCCTGACCAACCAGTACATCATGGGCCCTGGTGGATTGCTCCCTGCATATCCG CAGATATATGGATATGATGAGTTGCAAATGCTGCAGTCGCGTCTTCCTTTG GACTACTATGGTGTAACATTCCCTGGTGCTACGACTGCTATGCCTGGTAGAGATGGACTTGCTAATAATCCATATTCAG GTGAAGCAACAAAGTTTGGCAGGAATGACTCTTCATCTCCAGCTCCTCCAACCACCCTGTCTACAGCTGGGGTGCAGTCACAGCCCCAGCAGACACAGCAGGCAGGCACACAAGGACAGGGGCAGGGTCAGAGCCAGGGTCAGCAGACACAGAACCAGGCCTTCCTCAACCCCCCTCTGCCTCCTGGCTATGGATACACTg GTCTGCCATATTATGCTGGTATGCCTGGAGTTCCCTCAGCTTTCCAGTATGCCCCCACTGTCTTTATGCCTCCTGCCTCAGCCAAGCAGCCAGCAATGGGCCTGGCCAACCCCTCCAATCAGTACCACCAACAGCATCAGCCAAGTTATGGACAGCATGCATACGGCACGG CCTTTGATGACCTGTCTCAAGCCCACGGTGGGGAATACAGTAAGGCAGGGTACGGAAGCACTGCCCAGTCACAGGCCAAGTCAACAGGCAGCGGTCCAGGGAAAG GATTGTCAGGTTCAGGTACTAGTGGTGGAGTACCGGACATGGGAGGTTCAATCTACAGCAaaacacag TCATTTGACAAGCAGGGCTTCCACACAGGGACACCACCTCCCTTCAGCCTGCCTTCAGCACTAGGAGGAACGGGGCCCCTGAACCCTGGCGGTGCACCTGGCTACGCCCCTGCACCTTTCCTGCACATTCTGCCTCCTCACCAACAGCCCCACTCCCAGCTGCTGCACCATCACCTCACACAGGACGGACAG GGCGGTCCTGGTCAGCGCAGTCAGTCCAGCAGCATGCAGCAGAAAACCCAAGGCAGCAAGTCCAGCTATAGCAGCTCTGCATACTGGGCAAACTGA
- the LOC116332360 gene encoding ubiquitin-associated protein 2-like isoform X1, with amino-acid sequence MMTSLVSNQARGTRDKTLPTTTQTTQQQKQIQATAEQIRLAQVIYDKNDADFEDKVKQLIEVTGKTQDECMVALHDCNEDVNRAINFLLESTSDTTSWETVGKKRSLGKEGGPSEIKESREKKGEREASRGRGGSTRRGRGISRGREGRSEENGFDVAPGERGGDRGRRGRGRVAGVRGRGRAAVGNRFSSQGMGTFNPADYSANAGARQEAWEGDGNEAAEEAGTWGGNPEDWSSEDWNEDLSETKVFTASSAPKNHITPGNNVDLAGILPKAGVGVGSSVDSDLGAIVDGPAAEDLGQSLVFTNSHHNGRTATHSYAHATANSYAHAASGSTTYAHAALSSVLGSGFGSLNASKQAPAPDIRTSEQLNGPRLGQRTSQMLATTSNSSISKDQGQSPMQAPAPAPSPSADNKAQRLENGSVTAQHSEMKLQPEPSVVLSQLAQRQQQSTILPTTEPLGLVQAHAPQAPTPPGHESSVPPVRDSASPGVKLPGMEPLTTEPPQRQIKTQRRRAAPPSKIPSSAVEMPGSADVSGLNVQFGALDFGSEASSGTSDMVPTELAREHTPVQAPTAMPVPTAIPTQPPQNSLFSKPGAVSEHMNSLSSVTDPNFPSPSLGLPSATPSPSLGLPSAAAPPSSSAPTTVSRVESSVPRSLPPHLGFSQSKDVPSAPGGPLTNGYTGMKTQSTQDGTASSRTVKTESPIMTSDSSPGHHIPSPAVTASHSTSISSLSSHTSSTHSSGSTLSTTSSLTVNRCLTSNEESSSGNIHAFSSSSSSQVVNPNPSAPPVVSSSATNGLHPSGAPGLIPNGTNTTLSAAGSRTAPLLTTTSGKAPPNLAQGVPPLLTNQYIMGPGGLLPAYPQIYGYDELQMLQSRLPLDYYGVTFPGATTAMPGRDGLANNPYSGEATKFGRNDSSSPAPPTTLSTAGVQSQPQQTQQAGTQGQGQGQSQGQQTQNQAFLNPPLPPGYGYTGLPYYAGMPGVPSAFQYAPTVFMPPASAKQPAMGLANPSNQYHQQHQPSYGQHAYGTAFDDLSQAHGGEYSKAGYGSTAQSQAKSTGSGPGKAPGLSGSGTSGGVPDMGGSIYSKTQSFDKQGFHTGTPPPFSLPSALGGTGPLNPGGAPGYAPAPFLHILPPHQQPHSQLLHHHLTQDGQGGPGQRSQSSSMQQKTQGSKSSYSSSAYWAN; translated from the exons atgatgACTTCACTGGTCAGCAATCAAGCCCGGGGTACTCGGGACAAAACGCTGCCAACCAccacacaaacaacacagcAACAGAAACAGATACAG GCCACAGCAGAACAGATTCGTTTAGCCCAAGTGATTTATGACAAAAACGATGCTGATTTTGAAGACAAAGTCAAACAG CTGATTGAGGTCACTGGAAAGACTCAAGATGAGTGTATGGTAGCCCTCCATGACTGCAATGAAGATGTAAACAGAGCCATCAATTTCCTGCTGGAGAGCACCTCTGACACA ACCTCTTGGGAGACTGTAGGAAAGAAGCGCAGCCTTGGGAAAGAAGGAGGACCTTCAGAGATTAAGGAGAGCAGGGAGaagaagggagagagggaggccAGTCGTGGGCGTGGAGGGTCCACCAGAAGGGGCAGAGGCATCAGCCGAGGACGTGAGG GtcggtcagaggagaatggatTTGACGTGGCTCCTggtgagagaggaggagacCGTGGACGCAGGGGACGCGGTAGAG ttgcagGGGTTCGTGGCAGAGGAAGAGCAGCTGTTGGTAACAGGTTCTCTTCACAGGGAATGGG aaCCTTCAATCCTGCCGACTACTCTGCTAACGCTGGAGCTCGCCAGGAGGCATGGGAAGGAGATGGCAACGAAGCTGCTGAGGAAGCTG GGACATGGGGAGGCAACCCAGAAGACTGGAGTTCAGAAGACTGGAATGAAGAT TTATCTGAGACCAAAGTATTCACTGCCTCTTCTGCCCCAAAAAATCACATCACACCTGGAAACAA TGTGGACCTGGCTGGCATACTTCCTAAGGCTGGAGTGGGTGTAGGGAGTTCTGTGGACTCCGATTTGGGGGCGATAGTCGATGGCCCTGCAGCTGAGGATTTAGGCCAAAGCCTGGTGTTTACCAATTCACATCACAATGGACGCACTGCAACACACAGCTACGCACATGCCACAGCCAACAGCTATGCCCATGCTGCTTCTGGCAGTACCACCTACGCACACGCTGCACTG TCCTCAGTCCTAGGTTCTGGTTTTGGGTCCCTGAATGCATCCAAGCAGGCACCTGCCCCTGACATCCGGACATcagagcagctgaatgggcctCGGCTTGGTCAAAGAACCAGTCAGATGTTGGCCACCACCAGCAATAGCAGCATTTCCAAAGACCAAGGGCAGTCTCCAATGCAAGCTCCTGCTCCTGCCCCCTCTCCCTCTGCAGACAACAAGGCTCAAAGACTGGAGAATGGCTCTGTTACTGCCCAACACT CGGAGATGAAGCTTCAGCCAGAGCCATCAGTGGTGCTCAGCCAGCTGGCTCAAAGGCAACAGCAGTCCACAATCCTTCCCACCACAGAGCCTTTGGGCCTTGTCCAGGCACATGCTCCACAGGCCCCCACACCACCAG gTCATGAGTCCTCTGTCCCTCCTGTAAGAGACAGCGCTTCTCCAGGAGTGAAGTTGCCAGGCATGGAGCCTTTGACCACAGAGCCTCCTCAGCGccaaataaagacacagagacgCAGAGCAGCTCCTCCCTCAAAA ATTCCATCGTCAGCAGTGGAGATGCCGGGATCGGCAGATGTGTCTGGTCTTAATGTTCAGTTTGGAGCTCTAGACTTTGGGTCTGAGGCTAGCAGTGGAACATCAGATATGGTACCAACTGAGCTGGCCAGGGAACACACGCCTGTTCAGGCCCCAACAGCCATGCCAGTTCCTACTGCTATTCCCACACAGCCGCCTCAGAATAGCCTGTTCTCTAAGCCAGGAGCTGTGAG TGAACACATGAACAGCTTATCTTCTGTAACGGACCCCAACTTCCCTTCACCCTCTTTGGGGTTACCTAGTGCCACGCCCTCACCCTCCCTTGGTCTCCCCAGTGCTGCTGCGCCACCCTCCTCTTCAGCCCCAACCACAGTCAGCCGGGTGGAGAGCAGCGTCCCGAGGTCCCTGCCCCCTCATCTCGGATTCTCACAGAGCAAAGATGTCCCATCGGCTCCTGGTGGGCCTCTGACG AATGGTTACACTGGTATGAAGACGCAGAGCACACAAGACG GCACAGCATCATCTAGGACAGTGAAAACTGAGTCTCCTATTATGACAAGTGACAGCAGCCCTGGCCACCACATCCCTTCTCCTGCAGTTACAGCTTCCCACTCAACATCCATCTCATCGCTCAGCAG TCACACAAGCAGTACGCACTCATCTGGGTCGACCCTCTCTACGACTTCCTCCCTGACGGTAAACAGATGCTTA ACAAGTAACGAGGAGAGTAGCAGCGGAAACATCCATGCCTTTTCTTCGTCATCGTCCAGCCAGGTTGTTAATCCCAATCCTTCAGCTCCCCCCGTTGTCAGTAGTTCTGCCACCAATGGTCTGCATCCATCTGGAGCACCGGGACTAATTCCAAATGGCACGAACACCACACTCTCAGCTGCCGGCAGCCGCACAGCACCCCTGCTCACCACCACCTCCG GTAAAGCTCCTCCCAACTTGGCCCAAGGAGTCCCACCTCTCCTGACCAACCAGTACATCATGGGCCCTGGTGGATTGCTCCCTGCATATCCG CAGATATATGGATATGATGAGTTGCAAATGCTGCAGTCGCGTCTTCCTTTG GACTACTATGGTGTAACATTCCCTGGTGCTACGACTGCTATGCCTGGTAGAGATGGACTTGCTAATAATCCATATTCAG GTGAAGCAACAAAGTTTGGCAGGAATGACTCTTCATCTCCAGCTCCTCCAACCACCCTGTCTACAGCTGGGGTGCAGTCACAGCCCCAGCAGACACAGCAGGCAGGCACACAAGGACAGGGGCAGGGTCAGAGCCAGGGTCAGCAGACACAGAACCAGGCCTTCCTCAACCCCCCTCTGCCTCCTGGCTATGGATACACTg GTCTGCCATATTATGCTGGTATGCCTGGAGTTCCCTCAGCTTTCCAGTATGCCCCCACTGTCTTTATGCCTCCTGCCTCAGCCAAGCAGCCAGCAATGGGCCTGGCCAACCCCTCCAATCAGTACCACCAACAGCATCAGCCAAGTTATGGACAGCATGCATACGGCACGG CCTTTGATGACCTGTCTCAAGCCCACGGTGGGGAATACAGTAAGGCAGGGTACGGAAGCACTGCCCAGTCACAGGCCAAGTCAACAGGCAGCGGTCCAGGGAAAG CACCAGGATTGTCAGGTTCAGGTACTAGTGGTGGAGTACCGGACATGGGAGGTTCAATCTACAGCAaaacacag TCATTTGACAAGCAGGGCTTCCACACAGGGACACCACCTCCCTTCAGCCTGCCTTCAGCACTAGGAGGAACGGGGCCCCTGAACCCTGGCGGTGCACCTGGCTACGCCCCTGCACCTTTCCTGCACATTCTGCCTCCTCACCAACAGCCCCACTCCCAGCTGCTGCACCATCACCTCACACAGGACGGACAG GGCGGTCCTGGTCAGCGCAGTCAGTCCAGCAGCATGCAGCAGAAAACCCAAGGCAGCAAGTCCAGCTATAGCAGCTCTGCATACTGGGCAAACTGA